Sequence from the Nitrosospira multiformis genome:
CTGAGCGGATTCAGTCATGTGCTCAATCGTATCGAGGCGCAACAACGTCTTTCGCTGACTTACGATCAGGGCCGGGAAATGGCGGCGCATCAGCGGCTGACTGAAGCTACCGGAGTGAAGGTATACTTTGCCGATCCGCACAGTCCCTGGCAGCGGGGAATCAACGAAAACACCAACGGCCTGTTGCGGCAGCACCTGCCCAAGGGCAGCGACTTGAGCGGCTTCATCCAGGAAAAGCTGGATGCAATTGCCTGGAAACTGAACACCTGGCCACGAAAGTCGCTGGGCTTCAGGTGTCCCGCAGAGTTGTTTACCCCTGACGCTTTCAATTTCAGGCAGCATCATGCTGCGCTTTTTGCACTTGGTCATTGAAACCGCCTAGAGTAATCGAACCGAATCTTCTGAAAATATATCGGAGAAAAAGTAGACGTGCCTAAAGTTTCTGTAATCCTGACATCATTTAATCATGAGAAACACATCCAAGAAGCGATTAATACCGTCCTCAATCAGTCTTTTACCGATTTCGAGCTGATTATTTGGGATGATGCCTCCGCTGATAACTCATGGTATTTAATTAACCAATATTCTGACCCTCGCATCAGGGCATTTCGTAATGAGGTACAAAAAAAAGGTGGATGGGGCATAAACAAAGCCATCTCCGAGGTGGCCTCGGGCAAGTACATCGCAATCCATCATTCTGACGATGCGTGGGAACCGGATAAACTGCAAAAACAGGTTGCAGTTCTGGATGATCATCCCGAAATTGGCGCAGTCTTTACATGGTCGCAAATAATCAATGAATACGGTGTTAAGTTGGAAAACAGTTGGTTTATTCAGGAAAATAAGACCCAATGGCAGTGGCTCAATCAGCTTTTTCTCGAGGAAAATCATCTAAACCACCCTAGCGTATTGATTAGAAAACAGTGCTACCAAGATGTGGGGGTATATTCCTACGGCCTGGCACAGACGGGTGATGCAGAAATGTGGAGCAGAGTTTTAATAAAATTTCCCATACATGTTATTCAGGAGAGACTAACAAAACATCGGTTCTTTTCGGATGAATCGAACTCCAGTGGTCCCAGAATTGAGGTTGCGATCAGGGCTAACAGCGAATGGAATATTCTAAGGGAGAATTATCTTTCGATTGCTAACTTTGAAGATATTGTCGCGACATTCCCCGGTCTCGAACGTTTTAGAAACCCAGAAGGTTTTGATAATAAGTTCTTATTAGCTATGGCGTGCTTAGAATGTAAACAGCGTAATGCCTGGCAATTGGGGCTAAAGTGGTTGTTCGATTTGCTTAATGATGAAACCAGATACAGAAAGATAAAAGAACTCTACTCCTTCACTCATCTGGATTTCATTAGAATGACAGCGGAATTTGATGTTTATTGTATCGAGCGGGACAAACAGATGGCCGAACGCGACAAGCAGATGGCCGAACACGACAAGCAGATCGCCGAACGCGACAAGCAGATTACCAGCCTTAATCAGATATTATCTGAGCGAAATATGCAGATAGCTGGCCTTTATAATTCGAACAGCTGGCGAATCACGTGGCCATTACGTACGACGGCACATCACCTAAAACGAGTCAGACACGCAGCCACACCGGTCGTCAGACGTGCGGCAAGCTACTTGGTAAAGCAATATCTCTCCAGCCCGAGAATTCGTGGCTGGTATGCCTCAGCTAAAAATATTTCAAGCAAGGCTATATATCCAATATCTCCAAAATTACATGAACTACTTTTTGTTAAGCTGAAGCTATATTTGAGAAGACACTACTTAAACCGGGATCGTTCCTCTTCCATTTTTGCTTCTGAACGTCTTTATCGAACTATGAAATCTGTTCCTGTAGATTTCCGTCCTAAAGTATCTGTAATTGTGCCCAGCTATAACCATGCCCGTTTTCTTCGGCAGCGGCTTGATTCAATTTACCAGCAGACATATTCAAATTTTGAGGTCATTCTTCTGGATGACGCTTCAACGGATGAGAGTCAAATTATTCTTGAAGAATATCGACGGCGCTATCCACAGATAACTCAGTGTTCGTTTAATGAAAAAAATTCTGGGGAAGTGTTTAATCAATGGCAGCACGGCTTTGAGATAGCATCTGGAGATTTAATATGGATAGCCGAAAGTGATGATTATTGCTCTGAGAATCTAGTGGCCGATCTCGTGAAATATTTCGTGGATGACGCTGTGATGCTCGCTTATTGTCAAACAACATTTGTTGAGAGAGAGTCTACTGAACCGATCTGGAGTTTAGAGGAATATTTAGTTGAACTGGATCCAGATTTATGGCGTGCTTCCTTTGTTATGTCGGCGCACCACCTAGTAAATAAGGTATGGGCGATTAAAAACATCATACCGAATGTTAGCAGCGCAATCTTTCGTCATCCGAGGAAACTGGAGTTACTGAAGAACAAAAAATGGAAACGGATGAGAATATGTGGAGACTGGGTATTTTATTTGCATCTTATACGAGGCGGGCTAGTAGCTTACACACCGAACGCCACTAATTATTACCGACTCCACCAAAATAACACCTCAAGAAACACATATAGTAAGGATATTTACTATCAGGAGCATGAGCAGGTCGCAAAACAAGTACTCACATTGTATCGGGTAGAGAATGGAGTATTTGAACGACAACGGCATATTCTCGAACTACATTGGCGTTCTTTTCGTACGGATTACTCGGAGGATTCATTAAAAAAATGCTATGACTATGAGCGAATTCGACATTATTCGGCGCAGAGAAAACCAAACTTATTGATGGCCTCTTTTGCATTAATAGCAGGAGGTGGAGAAACTTTCCCTATTAAGCTCGCCAATATATTGAAGGCGGCCGGTTACGGTATAACATTTCTCAATTGTCATGAAGCAGCTACCGAGATCGGCGTAAGACGAATGTTGCGGGAAGACATACCACTGCTGGAACTAGATACCCTTGAGAAGCTAAGTGCCGTAGTTGATGATATGGGTATAGAGCTTGTGCACTCACATCATGGATGGGTTGATGTAAGTGTTTGCAATTTTTTGGAACAAAATTCTAATAGTCAATTGATCGTCACCCTTCACGGAATGTACGAGACAATTCCTCCAATCGAGCTGCCTCATATCTTACCCTTGCTGAAAAAGAGAGTAGATAAATTTGTTTATACTGCGGACAAAAATTTGACGGTATTCGATACTAATCACTTTGATATTAATCGCTTCGTCAGGATTGATAACGCCCTGGATATAATACCAATAACTCCAGTCCCGCGCTTCCAACTGGGCATTTCGGAAAATGCTTTCCTAATCTGCTTAGTCAGTCGCGCCATTCCGGAAAAAGGCTGGCAGGAGGCAATTGAGGCTGTAAAATTGGCTAGAGAGATTCACCAAAAAGACATTCATCTGCTGCTAATCGGTGAAGGGCCAGAATATGACCGATTAAAGCCCATTATTAAAGATGAATTTATTCATTTCCTGGGGTTCCGCGCAAATATTCGCGATTATTTTGCAACATCTGACCTGGGTTTCCTGCCTTCGCGCTTTCTGGGAGAAAGTTTTCCGCTTGTATTGATTGATTGCCTTCACTCCAACCGCCCGATGTTAGCGAGTAATGTCGGAGAAATTAAAAGAATGATGTCAACCAGCAGTGGTCCAGCCGGAACAGTATTCGACTTGGAAAATTGGAATATCCCAATTACCAATGTTGCTGAAATCATTGCTACATATGCGGAAGAAAAAAACTTGTACCTTGATCACCTGCATCGAGTTCCCGTAGCGGCAGCTAAATTTGACCCGGCAATCTTACTGAAGAATTATGAAGCGGTTTATCTTGAGTTATGTAGAAAGAAAACTGGTAAAACTCTGAGCTAATTGCCAACGTAGCAGATACTGAATACCGGAAGTGGTATTGGAATCGGGCACCTAAGTTATCCTTTGGCATCCATAAGGCCAACCGGTTGAGTTTTAGATGGACTATCTCTCCTTGCCCATATTTTTTAATCAATACACCATATTTCTGCAACTGACTCCACACAAGCCAGGCCGAACAAAGGAACTCTTTAATGAAATGCGTATTATTTGGTGGTGGTGGCTTTATCGGTTCGGCGGTTGCAGATCGCTTGCTACTAGATGGTCATTTCTTGCGTATTTTCGAACGGCCCAGAGTAGAACCTTATCGGAAATTCGAGACATACGAGTATGTGGAATGGATGACGGGCGACCTGCTCAGCGCCCACGATGTGAGTGATGCCATTGATGGCGTAGACGTGGTGTTGCATCTGGTATCTACTACCCTGCCTAAAAGTTCCAACGATGACCCAATCTATGACGTACAGAGTAACCTGGTAGCCACTTTGCAGTTACTTAATACTATGGTTGAAAAAAAGATTCCAAAAATTGTTTTCATCTCATCGGGCGGCACGGTGTACGGTACACCTGTCTATCTGCCAATTGATGAGCGCCATCCGACCGATCCTCTGGTTTCCTATGGAATTACGAAGCTGGCTATAGAGAAATACCTCCTGATGTTTGAGCGGATTCATGGCATTAAATCCATAATACTCCGGGTGGCCAACCCCTTTGGCGAGCGACAGCGAATTGAAACAGCCCAAGGCGCTATAGGTGTATTCCTAAATCGCGCTTTGTGTCACCAGCCCATAGACATTTGGGGGAATGGAAGCATAACTAGAGATTACATTTATATTAGCGACGTAGCGGATGCATTTGCGTGTGCACTGTCTTATTCCGGACAGAAGAGCGTCTTTAATATTAGCTCTGGAAAGGGTACCAGTATCCATACATTGATAGCATTGATTGAGGACGTGTTGAATCAGCCAATCGAGTACCGACACCTGCCAGAAAGACCGTTTGATGTACCCATCAGCATCCTGAGCAACGAATTAGCACGACAAGAATTGGGCTGGGCTCCTAATGTTCAAATTCGTGAGGGAATTGTCCGCACCGCAGCATGGATAAAGAAAACATTGCCAAATCGTGTTACTTGATGTCAGTTACTGTCATTATCGTTAACCGAAATGACGACACTTTGCCAAATGAGCATCTGGCGTGTCCGATATAACCATTATTCCCGCAGCTCGCATACCGGTTACATGCTGCGGGATTTCTCGCTTTCGCCGAGACTATTTTTGATTAGCCCCAGAGAACCGCCGAAATGAGCCTTGCCAAGATTAGATCGCTGCGCGTTTTGAGTGGGTTGGTGCGAAAGGCGCGGATTGAATTTTCTCGCATGGCGGCGGCTGTGAAATATTTTAAGTGTAGTAGTCACGACTTCATCTGACAGTTACCCGATTTGACTGGTGCAATTGTCAGATCAGATTCAGCTGTTCAGTAATGTGATTTTAGTTGGGTTTCCTCCGGTTGGCATCAATCAGGGCATCGACACCACCTGACGCCATGGCCGATTGGTAGCGATGAAACGTATCGCGCGAGAAAAGCCCATTACCTTGCAGGCGCGGGATACATTACCAAGCTCGGCTGCCAGATCAAGCAAGCCTACCTTGTTTGATAATATTTTGCTGAACACTACTCATGGGGTTACTCCTTTGCGCTTGAGCGCTCAATTGATAAAGATTCGCACCTCTATCAAACCGGGTAACCCCACCTTTGGCAAGGCCCTACTGTCAGATTAAATCGCAGCTACTACACATTAGAGTAAATTGTACGTTCTTCCCCTGCGGGCTTGCGTGGCAAACACTTGACCAGCGACCAAATTAGAACGGCGAATTTTTATGAGTTCTCGCGCAATTTGAATATCTAAGATCAGATCACCGCGAGTCATATCTTCCATCAATTCAATCATCAAATTTGCCGGGGAGGCGACGGAGTTCCAAGGATTGTCAGGGTCTTGGAAGACATCCTGAAACGACCAGCCCCAGTCTTCGATAATGTACAGTCCGCCTGGGCGAACTAAGGGAAAGAGCGTCTTGAATGATGTTTTAGTCTGTTCGTAAAAATGCGATGCATCATCTACGACTAGATCCAACTCTCCGCCAAAATCAGTGTTGACGATCGCTCTTAGTTTTTCGGCATCATCTTGCGATGTTCCGTAATAAAGTCTTGCCCGATCCTTATTGGCTGCGACATACTTATCCAACGCCGGCAGGGGGGTGGTTGATAACTCAATGGCTGAAATTTTTTCCGGTTGCAGGAGTTGATCCAAGAAAACAAACGAACCCCCTTGATAAACGCCAAGTTCAAGAACTCTTCTATATTCTTTGGGATCTAAAGACGTATAGTGCTTCAGGAAATTCTCGGCCTTCATTAGAAGGAATTTATTATCTTTAGAGATTATTTTACTACCACCATGCTCATAATTCATGGTTAACGTATATCCGCCTATTTCAAAATCGGTGTTATTTTTCCAATTCAATGAAAGTGTCTTTTCCATGGCTTTCTTTCCTAAAGGTTTTTCCTAAACAAGGTGGATTCAAGGTCACATCCATCCCTAAAATCGTTTCCGCATCTGGGATCTTACCATTAGTATAATCAAAGTGTTGTCGAGCGCCTCGAAGTATGTGGTTTGGACGATTGCCAGCATATGGGTTGGGACGGTACTCATCCCATTTTTAGCTGCGGCAGCTACTTTCAGGGGGATTACCGTTCCAGCACAAGATATACCGGTCAGTTGAGGAGTTGCAAATCGATCTGGATGACTGGCTGCATTACTATAATCATGACCGAACCCATCAGGGCAAGATGTGTTGCGGGCGTACACCCATACAAACATTAATTGACGGAAAGGAGGTCTGGCACGATAAAATCACATTGCTGAACAATTGAATCTGATCTACAACCGCACCAGTCAAATCGGGTAACTGTCAGATGAAGTCGCGGCTACTACAGGTCATAACCCGGACTTTGCTGAAATACCCTTGGCACTATTACCGGGACACATCGATGCGTCAAACTATGTTCCGATCATGCTGATACGATTCAGGATTTCTGTTCTTTGCTGAATCCGTTTTTATCGTACTCCAAGACCTGACGAAATGAGCCTTGCCAAGACTAGATCACTACGCATTTTGGGTGGATTGGTGCGAAAGGTGCGAATTGAGTTTTCTCGTAAGATTGCGACAATAAAATACTTTCTGAAACACCCTGAAATTCTGCGCGGATACGCCTTATACGCACGAAAATTGGGTGTACTGAACTCTTTACGTCGCACAATCGAAATTGTTAAGCGGGGCGGCCTGCGCCAACCGCTTGCACCTACCGCCACACCAGCCAAACTCCTCTTGCGATCGACATCAAGACAATCGGTCATCATTCTTACTACTCCTCACTGTCTTTATCTGGCCCATGCCATCTCGGCCGCCTTGTCTCGAATTGGAATCGAAACCCAAATCATCAACGAGCGACCTGGTCATGGCTACAGCAATAACCTCCACTTTGTCATTTGCCCCCAAATGTTTGCACTGCTACCACCCTTCTACATCGCATTACAGATGGAGCAATCGGTCAGCTCACGCTGGTTTACCGATAAGTATCTGCGCATTTTAGAAAATTCGGTTGCTATACTCGATTACTCAACGATCAATATCAGCTTCCTCACGCTTAAGGGCCTGAGTCCGCGCCAAATCTACTATCTTCCGATAGGGTACATCGCTAATTATGAGCCCGAGCCTGATCTTACTTTGGAAGATTGTGATGTAATTTTTTATGGGGATGTAAAAAACAAGCGGCGACAGGGATTTCTGAAAGAGCTTAAGAAACATTGTCGCGTGAAAATTATTAATGACCTCTTTGGGGCACCCCTTCATGCTGCCTTGGCGCGCGCCCGCTTAGTTGTGAACATTCACTATTATGCCGGAGCACTGCTAGAAACCACCCGAATTTGGGAATGCCTATCGTTGAATAAGCTTGTTATCTCGGAACGTTCCAGCGACATGGATCAGCACAATGAACTGCTGCAGGTTATTGATTTCGTGGATATCGATGATATCTCGGGTATGGTTGGACGTGTGCGCTATTGGCTAGACAACGATGGCTTGCGTCGGCAGCGTATCTCTGAGAATCGCCTGTTGCTCCAAGAGCAGCCAAATCGATTCGATTACTTTTTCTACAGATTTCTATTGGCAACAGACAACATTACCTTTGAAGATTTTTGGCACCAGGCTGGTCACAAAGTTAAATTACCTAGTGACAAAATTTGCCTCACATTGCCCGAGTATGTTGAACGCAAGAATGAATTCAACAAAGATAATCACTTCGGTTTCTCATGCTTCCCAGGACTGCGGCACACTCAAAGTTGGCTGGGCTGCG
This genomic interval carries:
- a CDS encoding glycosyltransferase, whose amino-acid sequence is MPKVSVILTSFNHEKHIQEAINTVLNQSFTDFELIIWDDASADNSWYLINQYSDPRIRAFRNEVQKKGGWGINKAISEVASGKYIAIHHSDDAWEPDKLQKQVAVLDDHPEIGAVFTWSQIINEYGVKLENSWFIQENKTQWQWLNQLFLEENHLNHPSVLIRKQCYQDVGVYSYGLAQTGDAEMWSRVLIKFPIHVIQERLTKHRFFSDESNSSGPRIEVAIRANSEWNILRENYLSIANFEDIVATFPGLERFRNPEGFDNKFLLAMACLECKQRNAWQLGLKWLFDLLNDETRYRKIKELYSFTHLDFIRMTAEFDVYCIERDKQMAERDKQMAEHDKQIAERDKQITSLNQILSERNMQIAGLYNSNSWRITWPLRTTAHHLKRVRHAATPVVRRAASYLVKQYLSSPRIRGWYASAKNISSKAIYPISPKLHELLFVKLKLYLRRHYLNRDRSSSIFASERLYRTMKSVPVDFRPKVSVIVPSYNHARFLRQRLDSIYQQTYSNFEVILLDDASTDESQIILEEYRRRYPQITQCSFNEKNSGEVFNQWQHGFEIASGDLIWIAESDDYCSENLVADLVKYFVDDAVMLAYCQTTFVERESTEPIWSLEEYLVELDPDLWRASFVMSAHHLVNKVWAIKNIIPNVSSAIFRHPRKLELLKNKKWKRMRICGDWVFYLHLIRGGLVAYTPNATNYYRLHQNNTSRNTYSKDIYYQEHEQVAKQVLTLYRVENGVFERQRHILELHWRSFRTDYSEDSLKKCYDYERIRHYSAQRKPNLLMASFALIAGGGETFPIKLANILKAAGYGITFLNCHEAATEIGVRRMLREDIPLLELDTLEKLSAVVDDMGIELVHSHHGWVDVSVCNFLEQNSNSQLIVTLHGMYETIPPIELPHILPLLKKRVDKFVYTADKNLTVFDTNHFDINRFVRIDNALDIIPITPVPRFQLGISENAFLICLVSRAIPEKGWQEAIEAVKLAREIHQKDIHLLLIGEGPEYDRLKPIIKDEFIHFLGFRANIRDYFATSDLGFLPSRFLGESFPLVLIDCLHSNRPMLASNVGEIKRMMSTSSGPAGTVFDLENWNIPITNVAEIIATYAEEKNLYLDHLHRVPVAAAKFDPAILLKNYEAVYLELCRKKTGKTLS
- a CDS encoding NAD-dependent epimerase/dehydratase family protein, which codes for MKCVLFGGGGFIGSAVADRLLLDGHFLRIFERPRVEPYRKFETYEYVEWMTGDLLSAHDVSDAIDGVDVVLHLVSTTLPKSSNDDPIYDVQSNLVATLQLLNTMVEKKIPKIVFISSGGTVYGTPVYLPIDERHPTDPLVSYGITKLAIEKYLLMFERIHGIKSIILRVANPFGERQRIETAQGAIGVFLNRALCHQPIDIWGNGSITRDYIYISDVADAFACALSYSGQKSVFNISSGKGTSIHTLIALIEDVLNQPIEYRHLPERPFDVPISILSNELARQELGWAPNVQIREGIVRTAAWIKKTLPNRVT
- a CDS encoding class I SAM-dependent methyltransferase, with product MEKTLSLNWKNNTDFEIGGYTLTMNYEHGGSKIISKDNKFLLMKAENFLKHYTSLDPKEYRRVLELGVYQGGSFVFLDQLLQPEKISAIELSTTPLPALDKYVAANKDRARLYYGTSQDDAEKLRAIVNTDFGGELDLVVDDASHFYEQTKTSFKTLFPLVRPGGLYIIEDWGWSFQDVFQDPDNPWNSVASPANLMIELMEDMTRGDLILDIQIARELIKIRRSNLVAGQVFATQARRGRTYNLL
- a CDS encoding glycosyltransferase is translated as MSLAKTRSLRILGGLVRKVRIEFSRKIATIKYFLKHPEILRGYALYARKLGVLNSLRRTIEIVKRGGLRQPLAPTATPAKLLLRSTSRQSVIILTTPHCLYLAHAISAALSRIGIETQIINERPGHGYSNNLHFVICPQMFALLPPFYIALQMEQSVSSRWFTDKYLRILENSVAILDYSTINISFLTLKGLSPRQIYYLPIGYIANYEPEPDLTLEDCDVIFYGDVKNKRRQGFLKELKKHCRVKIINDLFGAPLHAALARARLVVNIHYYAGALLETTRIWECLSLNKLVISERSSDMDQHNELLQVIDFVDIDDISGMVGRVRYWLDNDGLRRQRISENRLLLQEQPNRFDYFFYRFLLATDNITFEDFWHQAGHKVKLPSDKICLTLPEYVERKNEFNKDNHFGFSCFPGLRHTQSWLGCAMSYKLMIMLARQQCLPQVTICEDDVDFPPDFASRWQDIQHHLNDQNLNWDIFSGLMADLNKDVRILETHIYQGHHFATIDKLISTVFDVYHQRVFDTIAQWDETNHDVTTNTIDRYLERHGSIKVLTIEPFLVGHKESQQSTIWGVENSHYTDLIFASSELLREKMRAYNTDTKSP